The Tindallia californiensis genomic interval CCATTTTTTTTATTTCCAAAAGTCCAATTGCTGGCAGTAAAACAACAGCTAATTGGGTTATTAAGAGTCCGGTAAATATTTCTCGTGTTTGAGCATAAAAACCAATAGTAAAAAAAAGAATTGATCCTGCCAAAAATAGCAGGTTAGCATCAACAACTCGCAGTTTCTCTTCCCGGATCATTTATACACGCTCGCTTTCATGATTGAATTCTATTGACTTCTTTTTAAGAAGAATATTCAAAAAACTTTCTACTCCCATCATTAAAACTTCTTCATCAAAATTAAAACATCCATGATGAAGAGGATATATCAAGTCTTTGTCCCTATTCTTTGTCCCTAAAAAAAAGAATAATCCAGGATATTTTCGTTGATAAAAAGAAAAATCTTCCGCTAACATGATCGGCGCTATTTCTATTACCTCTTTTTCTCCTTGAGCCTCTTTCCACTGTTCCACCAAATCTCCAGGATTATGAACGGCTGGATAAAGCTCTCTTAGGTCTACATCGATACGACAATCATAGGTAAGTTCAAACCCCTCAATAATCGATAGCAGACGTTTTTTTAATATGCGGTATGATTCCTCTGTAAAGGTTCTGATGGTTCCTTCCATCGTGGCTTTTCGAGCTATCATATTCCGTACTTCTCCACCTTTGAGGGTTCCAAAGGTAATGACAGCAGGGTCTATTGGATTGATATTTCTACTAATGATCGATTGAAATGAGATTAATAATTGACTGGCAATCATAAGGGCATCTTTACCTGTATGAGGCATTCCACCATGGGCATTTTCACCCCACACAGTAATATCAATTTCACTGTTTTGTGCCATCATTGGACCAGACGCTATCCCTAAGGTACCTTGATTAATCTCTGGAAAAAGATGGAGTCCATATATTTCACATACCTCATACTGATCAAGAATACCCGATTGAACAATAATATCAGCACCACCGGTTCCTTCTTCTCCCGGCTGAAACAAAAAAACAATATGGTCTTTTGTTTTTACATCATCAGAGGCTATCGCCGCCGCTAATCCTAACAAAATGCTCATATGTCCGTCATGTCCACAAGCGTGCATACACCCAGGTTTTTGAGATTGAAAATCTAACCCAGTCTGTTCCTCCACTTGTAAAGCATCCATATCGGCTCGAAAACAGTAGGTTTTCCCACCAGGTTCCCCGGGAATATAGGCAAGAATGCCTGTGCCTGCAACTTGGCTTTCATATTGAATTCCCAGTTCATCCAGGCAATTTTGAATATATGATGCTGTATCTGTTTCTTGAAATGCCAGTTCCGGAATACGATGTAAATCCCGTCTGTGTTTTTTCAACCTTTCGGACAATTGTAGCTTTTCATAAAACCATCTCATCATTGTACTCTCCCGTCCTAACCCTCAGTGTCTATCTTCTTCCGTCACAATAAAAACATAAGGTATATTTCTGTAATGTTCACCATAGTTCAGCCCATAACCAACCACAAAAGCATCCGGTATTGTAAAACCAATATAATCCGGCTCCAAATCTTCTAATCTTCTGGAAGGTTTATTTAATAAAACACAGGACTTCAGACTTTTAGGGTTTTTTGTTTTAAGATGTTTCATCACATGGGTCAGTGTAAGTCCTGAATCCGCAATGTCATCCACTAACAGCACATCGTATTCTGATAAATCTTCTTCAACATCCTTATCGATGACGACCTTGCCACTCGTTTCAAACCCATCGCCGTAGGATGAACTGATCATAAAGTTTACTTTTACTTTTAAGTCAATCTCTCTTACTAAATCAGCACAAAATATAAAGCTTCCCTTCAATAAGGAAATCACATATAAGTTTTTGTTATGGTAATCCTGTGTAATTATTTTTCCAAGTTCTTGCGTTTTTGTTCTGATATCTTCCTTCGAACATAATGTTTCCCACTTTTTATCATCAATATTCATAACGACCCTCCCTATCATTACAACACCGGTTAATTATGTGAATTTTATTCTATTAAAAAAAGGATATACTGTCAATTTCATCTTACATGTAGGGCGGCTGGCCTTTATCTTGATTTAAGATATCTTTAATTTCTTTTAACAGGTGCACCACGCGATTTAGGGCATATTGGATGGAAATAAGTATTATAAATACGATTACCAATGGAACTACCCAAAATTGATTCAGACCCATTTTTATCCACCTCGCTTTTCCACTACTGATGATGATAAATGAATAACTCGTTTTCTGATCGTTCAGGATTTATATTTTCTGAAAACGACTCTGGCACAACGATCTTTTCCGGATTTCCATCGCTGATAAACCGATGACGGCTTCCTTTTTCAAACGCATTCATCCAGTCGTACATGCCTACCCCGTCTACCTTTGTTTCACTGGCACGGACTCGTCTGATGGCTGAGCCATCAAAGTTTTTATGATAAGGCGAATGATAGGGATCCCAACCTACTTCCAGTACGGCTACATGATGATAAGAAACATCTTCAAATTCGCCTGATACTAAGTAGTTCCACAATGCTTCGTTTTGGGGTCTGGAACCGAAAGGAAGGGCAAAAGTATTCACTTCATAGTCCGGCACATATTTTTGTACTAGTTGAACGATTCTTCCTAACTCTCGTTGTAAGGTATCAGCATCCACATCACCTAAATGCCGATGGGTTTCTGTATGGTTTCCAATATCCATCCCATTCTCTACCAAAAAATTCAATTTATAGTCTACCCAGTCAGCCTGACCAAAAGGAGTGCCTCCATTAATAAAAAAAGTGGCATGAGGCATAAAGTCTGGATGTTTTTCATGAAATTCCATTAGAATTCCAACAGCAGAATCCGGATCAATGATCCATTCTCCTGTTTCATCCTCTATCATATTGAAATTATTTTGATTTCCGTCATCAAAAGTTAGTACTACTGGTGTTTTACCAGCAGGTGTATTGATGTTTCCAGTAGCGTAATCTTCTAATCTTATTGGCCTGTAATTTGCTTCATATAAATTTTTCAAATCTTCCCGAAAATTTTCTGGCGTACGGGACCATTCTGCTTCCGGTTCTCTAATGTGATGATACATTAATACCATCACCTGGCCCATTTCATTGACTTCAAGGGCTTTGAAATCACTTTCCGTCATCTCCGGATAAACCGCTTCTTCTTCATCCTCTGTTTCTTCCAGAGAATGATTATCCTCATAATTTTCTTCTGCTAACGTATCTTCTGTCGTTTCTTTTGGTACTGAGTCAATATCTTCAGAATGACGGCAAGCCAGGGTTATTGTCATCAAAAAAATGACGGCTGCTATTGAAATGTATTTTTTCCACTTCATCTTCGACAACTCCTTATCGCTTTTTTTCTTTTCCGTAGGGGCAAACACGCATGCATATTCCACAAACAGCACCACGCCCAATATGCTGATATGCCTTTTTCATATGTTGGCTACAACGCACCGGATCAACAATAAGTTCCCGCTCTATCCCTGGTTTCCAGTCATGATTTCCTGGTAAAGCATATCCCGGGCAGGCTTTAACGCAAATATTACAGCTTCCACACCGGCTTGTTTCTATGGGAGAATGAACCGTAAGTGGTAGAGAGGTTAAAACGGTCCCTAACCGAACCTCCGGTCCAAATGCTTCTGTGATTAAGTTGCCACTTTTCCCTATCCAACCAAGTCCAGATCTGGTTGCTGCCATACGGTGAGAAATTCTTCCTCTATATTGAGGCGGTTTTTCATTGATGCTTTGAGAAGCTGGAATAGCATAGGCTGAATATCCCATTTTTTGAATTTTCAACATTATTTTCAAGCTAATCTGATCAATTAGGGTGTTCACCGTTCGAT includes:
- the hpt gene encoding hypoxanthine phosphoribosyltransferase, coding for MNIDDKKWETLCSKEDIRTKTQELGKIITQDYHNKNLYVISLLKGSFIFCADLVREIDLKVKVNFMISSSYGDGFETSGKVVIDKDVEEDLSEYDVLLVDDIADSGLTLTHVMKHLKTKNPKSLKSCVLLNKPSRRLEDLEPDYIGFTIPDAFVVGYGLNYGEHYRNIPYVFIVTEEDRH
- a CDS encoding polysaccharide deacetylase family protein gives rise to the protein MKWKKYISIAAVIFLMTITLACRHSEDIDSVPKETTEDTLAEENYEDNHSLEETEDEEEAVYPEMTESDFKALEVNEMGQVMVLMYHHIREPEAEWSRTPENFREDLKNLYEANYRPIRLEDYATGNINTPAGKTPVVLTFDDGNQNNFNMIEDETGEWIIDPDSAVGILMEFHEKHPDFMPHATFFINGGTPFGQADWVDYKLNFLVENGMDIGNHTETHRHLGDVDADTLQRELGRIVQLVQKYVPDYEVNTFALPFGSRPQNEALWNYLVSGEFEDVSYHHVAVLEVGWDPYHSPYHKNFDGSAIRRVRASETKVDGVGMYDWMNAFEKGSRHRFISDGNPEKIVVPESFSENINPERSENELFIYHHQ
- a CDS encoding M20 metallopeptidase family protein, with product MRWFYEKLQLSERLKKHRRDLHRIPELAFQETDTASYIQNCLDELGIQYESQVAGTGILAYIPGEPGGKTYCFRADMDALQVEEQTGLDFQSQKPGCMHACGHDGHMSILLGLAAAIASDDVKTKDHIVFLFQPGEEGTGGADIIVQSGILDQYEVCEIYGLHLFPEINQGTLGIASGPMMAQNSEIDITVWGENAHGGMPHTGKDALMIASQLLISFQSIISRNINPIDPAVITFGTLKGGEVRNMIARKATMEGTIRTFTEESYRILKKRLLSIIEGFELTYDCRIDVDLRELYPAVHNPGDLVEQWKEAQGEKEVIEIAPIMLAEDFSFYQRKYPGLFFFLGTKNRDKDLIYPLHHGCFNFDEEVLMMGVESFLNILLKKKSIEFNHESERV
- a CDS encoding 4Fe-4S double cluster binding domain-containing protein, with the translated sequence MSEKNQEIREILQDLGADVIGFGDVENYLPASLRDMPRAISYAVRLSNRIIEEIDPVIGPSQTYFHHYRTVNTLIDQISLKIMLKIQKMGYSAYAIPASQSINEKPPQYRGRISHRMAATRSGLGWIGKSGNLITEAFGPEVRLGTVLTSLPLTVHSPIETSRCGSCNICVKACPGYALPGNHDWKPGIERELIVDPVRCSQHMKKAYQHIGRGAVCGICMRVCPYGKEKKR